A stretch of the Arachis stenosperma cultivar V10309 chromosome 6, arast.V10309.gnm1.PFL2, whole genome shotgun sequence genome encodes the following:
- the LOC130933100 gene encoding uncharacterized protein LOC130933100, with the protein MLMNNIATSKLCSTTRWSPNRICNCPVVQYHQTGHRLQILAMHQESTRMRCQVLKKIKNTCQLKEQEMMNEDQTVKLDDAEYKLKDQGHQLKAQQKRIGSTEKTLHALCEKLNLPLPSTMFVPAQDELRTSFNDNILT; encoded by the exons ATGTTGATGAATAATATAGCTACAAGCAAGCTTTGCAGTACAACAAGATGGTCCCCAAACAGAATATGCAACTGTCCCGTAGTTCAATACCATCAAACAGGTCACCGTCTCCAAATTCTTGCAATGCATCAGGAATCAACGAGAATGAG ATGTcaggttttaaaaaaaataaaaaacacttgTCAATTAAAGGAGCAAGAAATGATGAATGAAGACCAAACAGTTAAGTTGGATGATGCTGAGTACAAGTTGAAAGATCAAGGACATCAACTAAAAGCTCAACAAAAAAGAATTGGTTCTACTGAAAAGACACTTCATGCTTTATGTGAAAAGTTGAATCTTCCACTTCCTTCAACTATGTTTGTTCCTGCGCAAGATGAGCTTCGGACAAGCTTTAATGATAACATATTAACATGA